A DNA window from Candidatus Bathyarchaeota archaeon contains the following coding sequences:
- a CDS encoding carbohydrate kinase family protein codes for MREKTSPSQYIEDLLHFLERLKPPREFNVVVMPDFFLDRLVTYEGGVKRLSKAITEVARHKGGSLHGIKQTELRGGNAANTAAALATLGVKVHPIINTSPLGLQLLKYYLEPLGVDLSHMKTRGTIALTTAFELIHRGERVNVMMSDLGSLTEFGLDDFTSEDFQLLHEADYVCIFHWAATRRWGTEMAERVFNVVKKEGKGKTYYDTSDPSPKKEDVPKLVRRVLSGNLVDIFSVNENEAFCYASQLSKEANSLRKALKPDELAKESARILARKLSSRIDLHTTSFAGSFTSKTEVIVPAFKVPVLRATGAGDAWNAGNIFGDSLGLPDSRRLTLANAVAAYYISSPTAEHPTLPNLLEFCSAAIGEET; via the coding sequence TTGAGGGAGAAGACTTCGCCTTCGCAATACATAGAGGATTTACTCCATTTCTTGGAACGGTTAAAGCCACCGAGAGAATTCAACGTAGTGGTGATGCCTGACTTTTTCTTGGACCGCCTAGTAACCTACGAAGGAGGTGTTAAACGTCTTTCCAAAGCCATCACTGAGGTAGCGAGACATAAGGGCGGAAGCCTTCACGGAATCAAACAAACGGAGTTGAGGGGTGGAAATGCAGCGAACACAGCCGCTGCCCTTGCCACTTTAGGTGTAAAGGTTCACCCAATCATCAACACGAGTCCACTCGGACTTCAGCTACTGAAATATTATCTGGAGCCCCTTGGAGTAGACCTCTCCCACATGAAAACACGAGGCACGATAGCACTTACCACCGCCTTTGAACTCATTCATCGAGGCGAAAGAGTCAACGTAATGATGAGCGATCTTGGATCTCTAACAGAATTCGGCTTAGACGATTTCACCTCCGAGGATTTCCAACTGTTGCATGAAGCTGACTACGTTTGCATATTTCATTGGGCGGCAACCAGACGTTGGGGAACCGAAATGGCTGAAAGAGTTTTTAACGTTGTCAAAAAGGAAGGAAAGGGAAAAACGTACTACGACACTTCCGATCCAAGTCCGAAGAAAGAGGATGTTCCAAAGCTTGTGAGAAGAGTTCTTTCGGGTAATCTTGTCGACATATTCAGTGTCAACGAGAACGAGGCTTTTTGTTACGCGTCACAATTAAGCAAGGAAGCAAATAGTCTTCGAAAAGCTTTAAAACCCGACGAATTGGCAAAGGAGAGCGCAAGAATCTTAGCGAGAAAACTTTCATCTCGGATTGATCTTCACACCACCAGCTTCGCCGGATCATTCACCAGCAAAACCGAGGTCATCGTGCCCGCCTTCAAGGTTCCAGTTTTAAGGGCTACAGGAGCGGGAGACGCTTGGAATGCAGGAAACATTTTCGGTGATTCTCTTGGTCTTCCAGACTCTCGGAGGCTAACTCTGGCAAACGCCGTTGCCGCATACTACATTTCAAGCCCTACGGCGGAGCATCCCACGTTGCCCAACCTCTTGGAGTTTTGCTCTGCAGCCATCGGCGAGGAGACTTGA
- a CDS encoding DUF4234 domain-containing protein encodes MRFESDPMMSNAWILVYLIPIFAAITAIFTIFYTIFVMTTSWIVPGEPYTTTLPMLAVLTTLLWLLAIIGLIVSIILTYKLVKRQNTHFKRQMFLSEDVITAVKTIAAKKDVDVEVGLSSCERTVRETKAEETEKSAVLWAILSAVPYVGSLAIWYVYYFLMKDFYKHERREDGFVEDINRVLDKCDIKFSAPRRTEILPNRSFVLYLILNIITVGLFGIYWLYVLLKDPNEHFKYHIQIEDELLSTLESVKI; translated from the coding sequence ATGCGTTTTGAGTCAGATCCGATGATGTCGAATGCATGGATCCTCGTCTACTTGATACCAATTTTCGCTGCAATTACAGCAATTTTTACGATCTTTTACACCATATTTGTGATGACAACATCCTGGATTGTGCCTGGAGAGCCATACACCACTACTTTACCTATGCTGGCAGTATTGACTACCTTGTTATGGTTGTTAGCCATAATCGGGTTGATAGTGTCCATAATCCTCACATACAAGCTCGTCAAGAGACAAAACACACATTTCAAGAGACAGATGTTCCTCTCTGAAGACGTTATAACCGCAGTTAAAACCATAGCGGCAAAAAAAGATGTTGACGTAGAAGTCGGGTTATCATCCTGTGAGAGAACCGTGAGAGAAACCAAAGCTGAGGAAACCGAAAAAAGCGCTGTACTTTGGGCTATCCTTTCAGCGGTACCGTATGTAGGTTCCTTGGCAATATGGTATGTTTATTACTTCTTGATGAAAGACTTTTACAAACATGAGCGAAGGGAAGACGGTTTTGTGGAGGATATAAACAGAGTACTCGACAAATGCGACATCAAGTTTTCTGCTCCTCGAAGAACCGAAATCCTGCCAAACAGAAGCTTCGTTCTCTATCTGATTCTAAACATAATAACCGTGGGCTTATTCGGAATCTATTGGCTCTACGTCTTGTTGAAAGACCCTAATGAACACTTCAAATACCACATACAAATAGAAGATGAACTACTGAGCACACTAGAGTCTGTGAAAATATAG